In Burkholderiales bacterium, the following proteins share a genomic window:
- a CDS encoding CbbQ/NirQ/NorQ/GpvN family protein, protein MASLRPRTLESELRVIADEPYYEPVHQEIALFEAAYECRLPVLLKGPTGCGKTRFVEHMAWRLARPLQTVSCHDDLTASDLVGRYLITNQETVWIDGPLTRAVRAGAICYLDEVVEARRDTTVVIHPLADERRVLAMEKRGELLQAPPEFMLALSYNPGYQSVMKELKQSTRQRFVTIEFDYPDASLEAKVVATESGVGAEIADKLVRLAHMTRNLKGSGLDEGASTRLLVHAAKLMRRGVAARTACNGAIAETLTDDADMLRAIDELASSLF, encoded by the coding sequence ATCGCTTCCCTACGCCCGCGGACGCTCGAGTCCGAGCTGCGGGTGATCGCCGACGAGCCCTACTACGAACCGGTACACCAAGAAATCGCACTCTTCGAGGCCGCTTACGAGTGCAGGCTGCCGGTTCTGCTCAAAGGACCGACCGGCTGCGGCAAAACCCGCTTCGTGGAGCACATGGCGTGGCGGCTTGCACGCCCGCTGCAGACGGTCTCGTGCCACGACGACCTCACGGCTTCCGACCTCGTCGGCCGCTACCTCATCACCAATCAGGAAACGGTGTGGATCGACGGGCCGCTCACCCGCGCGGTGCGCGCCGGCGCGATCTGCTACCTCGACGAGGTCGTCGAAGCGCGCCGCGACACCACCGTCGTCATCCACCCGCTCGCGGACGAGCGCCGCGTGCTGGCGATGGAAAAGCGCGGCGAGCTCCTGCAGGCCCCGCCGGAGTTCATGCTCGCGCTCTCGTACAACCCCGGCTACCAGAGCGTGATGAAGGAGCTGAAGCAAAGCACGCGGCAGCGCTTCGTCACGATCGAGTTCGACTACCCCGATGCCTCACTCGAAGCGAAGGTCGTCGCGACCGAAAGCGGCGTCGGCGCCGAGATCGCGGACAAGCTCGTGCGGCTGGCGCACATGACGCGCAACCTCAAGGGCAGCGGACTCGACGAAGGCGCGTCGACGCGCCTGCTCGTGCACGCCGCGAAGCTCATGCGCCGCGGCGTGGCGGCGCGCACGGCGTGCAACGGCGCGATCGCCGAGACGCTCACCGACGACGCCGACATGCTGCGCGCGATCGATGAGCTCGCTTCCTCCCTCTTCTGA
- a CDS encoding efflux RND transporter periplasmic adaptor subunit, with product MLLVFAVIGAVVAGGYWYWNQQASGATATDTGGGKAKKGKGKGKGGGGPLTVRAVQAVVKPMPVLIEAVGTVEAEHSVQVRAQVSGVLERVMFKEGDRVKQGQLLFQIDPRTFQAQYNQALAALARDKAQLENAKAQQERLAPLLKREFITRQEYDVAVTSAKSLEATVAADQAAAEQARIQLGYSRIAAPISGRTGTLAVKSGNLVQAAGTGAPLVTINSMDPILVGFSIPERQLDEIRRYSSDRNMRIDILPDRTGPAVAEGKLVFIDNTVTPQSGTVLLKTRVSNANEVIWPGQFVNVRVVLTIEPESVVVPEAAVQPGQDGSFVYLIDDQSKVRVQPVKVARQIGQEIVIAQGIKGGDQVITEIPQALQPGATVRLREQADDASGQGKGKGKGKGKGKSKDAAQ from the coding sequence ATGCTTCTGGTTTTTGCGGTGATCGGCGCCGTGGTAGCGGGGGGCTACTGGTACTGGAACCAGCAGGCGAGCGGCGCGACCGCGACCGATACCGGGGGAGGCAAAGCCAAGAAGGGCAAGGGAAAAGGGAAGGGGGGCGGCGGCCCGCTGACGGTGCGCGCCGTGCAGGCGGTGGTGAAGCCGATGCCGGTGCTCATCGAAGCGGTGGGTACGGTGGAAGCGGAGCACAGCGTGCAGGTCCGCGCGCAGGTGAGCGGTGTGCTCGAGCGCGTCATGTTCAAGGAAGGCGACCGGGTCAAGCAGGGCCAGCTCCTGTTCCAGATCGACCCGCGGACTTTCCAGGCGCAGTACAACCAGGCGCTCGCGGCGCTCGCGCGCGACAAGGCGCAGCTCGAGAATGCGAAGGCGCAGCAGGAGCGCCTCGCGCCGCTGCTCAAGCGCGAGTTCATCACGCGCCAGGAATACGACGTGGCGGTGACTTCGGCCAAGTCGTTGGAAGCCACGGTGGCCGCGGACCAGGCCGCAGCGGAGCAGGCGCGCATCCAGCTGGGCTACTCGCGGATCGCGGCGCCGATCTCGGGTCGAACCGGCACGCTCGCGGTCAAGTCCGGCAACCTCGTGCAGGCCGCCGGCACCGGCGCGCCGCTCGTCACGATCAACAGCATGGATCCGATACTCGTCGGCTTCAGCATCCCCGAGCGGCAACTGGACGAGATCCGGCGCTATAGCTCCGACCGCAACATGCGCATCGACATCCTGCCCGACCGTACCGGGCCGGCGGTCGCCGAGGGCAAGCTCGTGTTCATCGACAATACCGTGACGCCGCAGAGCGGCACGGTGCTGCTGAAAACCCGCGTATCGAATGCGAACGAGGTGATCTGGCCGGGACAGTTCGTGAACGTTCGTGTGGTCCTCACGATCGAACCCGAATCGGTGGTCGTGCCGGAGGCCGCGGTTCAGCCCGGGCAGGACGGGAGCTTCGTCTATCTCATCGACGATCAGAGCAAGGTTCGCGTCCAGCCGGTGAAGGTCGCGCGACAGATCGGGCAGGAGATCGTCATCGCCCAGGGGATCAAGGGCGGCGACCAGGTGATCACCGAGATTCCGCAGGCGCTGCAGCCCGGAGCCACGGTGCGCCTGCGCGAGCAGGCCGATGACGCCTCCGGTCAGGGCAAGGGCAAGGGAAAAGGCAAGGGCAAGGGTAAATCCAAGGA
- a CDS encoding TolC family protein: protein MQRRVWLSRALVALGLAAYAGSGWSQQSWWNNWFKMPGSTAVTSPEPGVAWQPQSPLPPVTAPPVAPAPERGAAPVTLAELTEFALRNNPRARQAWAAARAAAAGVAVEEADFLPQLSGLVGLNRIRPVSGTTGAVSPWQTRYGPSVNLTYVLFDLARADQVRAAEYRLLAANLQQNRVLQDVVFQVEQAYFRLRGLELLVRVNELSLKNLRTSLDAANRRRESGLATVADVYRADTQVAQADVTLIRSRGEFEKARGQLASAVGLAVNQTLTLPPMGEIPEIKELMSSVDELLDRARASRPDLVAAEAQVRAARASADAASKANLPTLELNGVAGKTGFLNSASRDNPIATNYNIGLALRIPIFTGFRDRSLTAQAQALADQAEASRDVLYRQTELDVWQAYYDVKTAAGGISSTDAQVKSAEQTAQATLARYQAGFGSILDLITAQQDESNARVQRIQSYLDWYTAVARLQFSTGFGEVLAAASGKK from the coding sequence ATGCAAAGACGAGTGTGGTTGAGTCGGGCGCTGGTCGCGCTCGGACTCGCAGCCTATGCGGGGAGCGGTTGGAGTCAGCAGTCCTGGTGGAATAACTGGTTCAAGATGCCCGGAAGCACGGCGGTAACCTCGCCGGAGCCCGGTGTCGCCTGGCAGCCCCAAAGCCCTTTACCGCCTGTAACAGCACCGCCGGTCGCCCCTGCGCCCGAGCGCGGCGCCGCGCCGGTCACTCTGGCGGAGCTGACCGAGTTCGCGCTGCGCAACAATCCCCGCGCACGCCAGGCATGGGCGGCGGCGCGAGCCGCCGCGGCGGGCGTTGCGGTCGAGGAGGCCGATTTCCTGCCGCAGTTGAGCGGTCTCGTCGGCCTCAACCGCATACGCCCGGTGTCCGGGACCACCGGCGCCGTTTCGCCGTGGCAGACGCGCTACGGCCCCTCGGTCAATCTCACCTACGTTCTGTTCGATCTCGCGCGCGCCGATCAGGTTCGCGCCGCCGAATACCGGCTGCTCGCCGCTAACCTCCAGCAGAACCGCGTCCTGCAGGACGTGGTGTTCCAGGTGGAGCAGGCCTATTTCAGGCTGCGCGGTCTCGAGCTGCTGGTGCGCGTGAACGAGCTCAGCCTCAAGAACCTGCGCACCTCGCTCGACGCGGCGAATCGCCGCCGGGAATCGGGACTCGCCACCGTCGCCGACGTCTATCGCGCGGACACCCAGGTCGCGCAGGCCGACGTCACGCTGATCCGCAGCCGCGGCGAGTTCGAGAAAGCGCGCGGCCAGCTCGCCTCCGCGGTCGGGCTTGCTGTGAATCAGACGCTCACCCTCCCGCCGATGGGCGAGATTCCCGAGATCAAGGAGCTGATGAGCTCGGTCGACGAGCTCCTCGACCGCGCGCGTGCGAGCCGCCCCGACCTGGTTGCCGCCGAAGCCCAGGTGCGCGCCGCGCGCGCGAGTGCGGACGCTGCATCGAAAGCGAACCTGCCCACGCTCGAGCTCAACGGCGTCGCGGGCAAGACCGGCTTCCTCAACAGCGCGAGCCGCGACAACCCGATCGCCACCAACTACAACATCGGCCTCGCCCTGCGCATCCCGATCTTCACCGGCTTCCGCGACCGATCGCTGACCGCGCAGGCGCAGGCGCTCGCGGACCAGGCCGAGGCTTCGCGCGACGTGCTCTATCGCCAGACCGAGCTCGACGTGTGGCAGGCGTATTACGATGTGAAGACCGCGGCCGGCGGCATCAGCAGCACCGACGCGCAAGTGAAGTCGGCGGAGCAGACGGCGCAGGCGACGCTCGCGCGTTACCAGGCGGGTTTCGGCAGCATCCTCGATCTCATCACGGCCCAGCAGGACGAATCGAATGCGCGCGTGCAGCGCATTCAGTCGTATCTCGACTGGTACACGGCGGTCGCGAGGCTGCAGTTTTCGACGGGATTCGGCGAGGTACTCGCCGCGGCGAGCGGAAAAAAATGA